The following coding sequences lie in one Rutidosis leptorrhynchoides isolate AG116_Rl617_1_P2 chromosome 6, CSIRO_AGI_Rlap_v1, whole genome shotgun sequence genomic window:
- the LOC139853212 gene encoding protein LURP-one-related 10-like: MAQPGYVPSCVSVFVIGSQFVAPYPFELIVSTNSSGNHLVTDVDHKVLFKVKPCNSDYHEQRVLLGYDDQPIALIREKNMCTRSTWNVFRGESKEDTDLIFSAKEPKIFQSKTDLRVFLANKTSSKEACDFKIAGSWTNRSCTIYMGNSSTAIAQMHKMTKNSKYIKDKFMVAINPNVDYAFVVALIAIVEAMKSSGDDEDVDNMVQAIGIVAQVVGAN; this comes from the exons ATGGCTCAACCAGGCTATGTTCCTTCATGTGTTTCAGTTTTTGTGATTGGGTCTCAGTTTGTAGCACCATATCCATTTGAACTCATTGTGTCCACAAATTCAAGTGGAAACCATTTAGTCACAGATGTTGACCATAAAGTCTTGTTCAAAGTCAAACCATGCAACTCAGACTACCACGAGCAGCGTGTACTGCTTGGTTATGATGACCAACCCATCGCTCTTATTCGTGAAAAG AACATGTGTACACGTAGTACATGGAATGTATTTAGAGGAGAAAGTAAAGAGGATACAGATTTGATATTTAGCGCCAAAGAACCAAAGATTTTTCAGTCTAAGACAGATCTGCGCGTGTTCTTGGCAAACAAAACGAGCAGTAAAGAAGCTTGTGATTTCAAGATCGCGGGTAGTTGGACAAACCGAAGTTGCACTATTTATATGGGAAATTCTTCAACAGCAATAGCACAA ATGCACAAGATGACAAAGAATTCAAAGTACATAAAGGACAAATTCATGGTGGCCATTAATCCAAACGTGGATTATGCATTCGTGGTTGCGCTTATTGCGATTGTTGAAGCTATGAAAAGCTctggtgatgatgaagatgttgacAATATGGTTCAAGCTATTGGAATTGTGGCTCAAGTTGTTGGTGCAAATTAA